TGCAGCTCGAGGGTGGCCGGGGCACCGGCCGGTTGCAGGCTGTAGGCGTTGTCGCCCTCGGCGCGGGCTTGCAGGCCACTGCCTTCCAGCAGTTTGTTCAGGCCTTCGGCGGTGCTGTAGGTGCCCGTCAAACCAGGGCTTTGCCGGCCGGCGGTGACCTCGGAACCGAAGGACACCAGCACGCCGGCTTCGCGGCCGAACTGGTTCAGGGCCGCTTCCAGAGTCGTCGGTGCGATGTGATAGGCCTTGGTGTCGGCCGCCATCACCGGGGGCAGCACGGTCAGGCTGAGGCTGGCGCCGAGCAGGAGTTGGCGCAGGGTACGGGCAAGAAGCGTCGGTTGCAGGGGCATGAAGAGCGGTCCTGAGAAGGAAGGATCAAGGTGGCTTTCCTTCTCTGTCACGCGAGGCAGGAAAAACGGCTCAGGGTTTTTCAAACAATTTCACGCACGGGCCTGAACCGTCACCCAATAGCGGGTAAAGCGCCGCACGGTTACCGGCAGGCTGACTTCCAGCAAGTCGAGAATGCGTTCGCTGTCATCCAGCGGATAACTGCCGGACAGCAGCAGGTTTGCCACCTGCGGGTCGCAATTGAGCTGGCCGCGGCGGTAGCGCCCGAGTTCGCCGAGGAAATCTTCCAGGCGCATATGCGCGGCCACCAGCATGCCGTCAGCCCAGGCGCCGCTGTTGGTGTCGGTGGGGCGAGGGCTGTCCCAGCCTTTGCGGGTGTAATTGATCTGATGCGCAGCGTCCACCCTCAACGGCAGGCCGCTGTAATGGTTGGGCATCACTTCGACATGGCCATCGAGCACCGCCAATTGGGTATGGTCATTGAACTGACGCACGTTCAGGCGCGCCGCCTGGCTGGTGAGCAAACCCTGGCCGGTCAGCACGCGCAGCGGCGTGGTACCTGCGCGAGCGGTCAGCAGGATTTCACCTTCGAGCAGGCGGATCAGGCGCTGGTGGCCATCGAAATGCACATCCACCGCACTGCCGGTGTTGAGCTGCAACTGGCTGCCGTCGGCCAACTGCACGCTGCGACGCTGGCCGACAGGGCTGCGGTAGTCAGCCGTCAACGGCGGCAAAATAGGTTGCTGGCGCAGGCTCCAGGCTGCCGCCGAACCGGCGCCGAGGATCAACAGCAGCTTCAGCGCCTGGCGCCGACTGGTGGATGTCGGGGCATTCAACGCCGCGTGCGCCAGGGGCGAGGGCAGGCCGCGCAGGCGCTGGTTAACGCGCTGGATCTGGTCCCACGCGCGCTGGTGTTCACTATGTGCCTCCAGCCATTGCTGCCAGGCTGCTTGTTGGCGTGGGGTGAGCGCGCCTTGCTGCATTTGCAGCAACCAGTGCACGGCTTGTTCAGCCACCTGGGTCGAGACGTTCATAGGGCGAAGTAGCAGCGCAGGGCGGCTTTATGCAGGTGGCGCTTGACCGTGGCGATGGAAATGCCCAGTTGCGCGCCGATCTGCGCATAGGTCAGGCCATCGAGCTGGGCCAGCAGGAAGGCGCGTTTGACCTGGACCGGCAGGCCGTCGAGCAGTTGGTCCAGTTCCACCAGGGTTTGCAGAATGATTGCGCGGTCTTCTTCCGACGGCGCCACGTGTTCCGGCATTTGCGCCAGGGCGTCGAGGTAGGCGCGTTCCAGGTCCTGGCGACGGTAGTAGTTGAACAGCACGCGCTTGGCGACCGTGGTGAGAAAGGCGCGCGGTTCGGTCAGCGTGGGTGTTTCCCGGGCGCTGAGGACCCGTATGAAGGTGTCGTGCGCCAGGTCGGCGGCGTTTTGCGGGCAGCCGAGCTTGCGTCG
This genomic stretch from Pseudomonas orientalis harbors:
- a CDS encoding FecR domain-containing protein, coding for MNVSTQVAEQAVHWLLQMQQGALTPRQQAAWQQWLEAHSEHQRAWDQIQRVNQRLRGLPSPLAHAALNAPTSTSRRQALKLLLILGAGSAAAWSLRQQPILPPLTADYRSPVGQRRSVQLADGSQLQLNTGSAVDVHFDGHQRLIRLLEGEILLTARAGTTPLRVLTGQGLLTSQAARLNVRQFNDHTQLAVLDGHVEVMPNHYSGLPLRVDAAHQINYTRKGWDSPRPTDTNSGAWADGMLVAAHMRLEDFLGELGRYRRGQLNCDPQVANLLLSGSYPLDDSERILDLLEVSLPVTVRRFTRYWVTVQARA
- a CDS encoding sigma-70 family RNA polymerase sigma factor — its product is MPPSTTVEVLYNDHHHWLTGWLRRKLGCPQNAADLAHDTFIRVLSARETPTLTEPRAFLTTVAKRVLFNYYRRQDLERAYLDALAQMPEHVAPSEEDRAIILQTLVELDQLLDGLPVQVKRAFLLAQLDGLTYAQIGAQLGISIATVKRHLHKAALRCYFAL